A single bacterium DNA region contains:
- a CDS encoding ATP-binding protein: MLSHPTLDQLKNLKLHGMARAFAELGDNPQADELDHAQWLALLLDREEAERDDRRLTYRLHNARLRHADAAIEDIDYRTPRRLDKALIQQLARGRWIARKQNLIIIGPCGVGKSWLACALGHKACRDDFSVLYKRLPRMFAELELGRADGRFPRLFRALTKANLLILDDWGPDRLNAEQRRDLMEIVEDRYQNAATLITSQLPLAKWHDVIGDPTFADAILDRIVHNAHRLELDGPSMRKIKADKNGPANIDQAKGK; the protein is encoded by the coding sequence ATGCTTTCCCATCCCACACTCGACCAACTCAAGAACCTCAAGCTGCACGGCATGGCCCGCGCCTTTGCCGAGCTCGGCGACAATCCCCAGGCCGACGAACTGGACCACGCCCAATGGTTGGCCCTGCTGCTCGACCGCGAGGAGGCCGAGCGTGACGACCGCCGCCTCACCTACAGGCTCCACAACGCCCGCCTGCGCCACGCCGATGCCGCGATCGAGGACATCGATTACCGCACCCCCAGGCGCCTCGACAAAGCCCTCATCCAGCAACTGGCAAGAGGCCGGTGGATCGCCCGAAAACAGAACCTGATCATCATCGGTCCCTGCGGGGTCGGAAAATCATGGCTCGCCTGTGCGCTCGGCCACAAGGCCTGCCGCGACGACTTCTCGGTGCTCTACAAACGCCTCCCCAGGATGTTCGCCGAACTGGAGCTGGGACGCGCCGATGGTCGTTTCCCCCGCCTGTTCCGCGCCCTCACCAAGGCAAACCTCCTGATCCTCGATGACTGGGGACCTGACCGCCTCAACGCCGAGCAGCGCCGCGACCTCATGGAAATCGTCGAGGACCGTTACCAAAACGCCGCCACCCTGATCACCAGCCAACTGCCGCTGGCCAAGTGGCACGACGTCATCGGCGATCCCACCTTCGCCGACGCCATCCTCGACCGCATCGTCCACAATGCCCACAGACTGGAACTCGACGGACCCTCCATGCGAAAGATCAAGGCGGACAAAAACGGCCCGGCCAACA